The following are encoded together in the Xiphophorus hellerii strain 12219 chromosome 3, Xiphophorus_hellerii-4.1, whole genome shotgun sequence genome:
- the rab42b gene encoding ras-related protein Rab-42b, whose amino-acid sequence MDLTLWQYQFRFIMLGDSTVGKSSLLKRYTEDLFLESINQTVGVDFYVHFLEVEPGVRVKLQFWDTAGQERFRSVTRSYYRNSAGGLLVFDITSRSSFDHIKEWHAEVCERVQPQKVLFVLVGQKIDQDTHEDRAVSREEAQKLAGQLGMPYVEASAKTGQNVRESFELLTRRVYQGLLSGEIELQEGWDGVKCVAPQTLQLQRNSVSKASSPTKNKNKCCG is encoded by the exons ATGGACCTAACTTTGTGGCAGTACCAGTTCAGGTTCATAATGCTGGGGGACTCCACTGTGGGTAAATCATCCCTCCTGAAGCGATACACCGAGGATTTGTTCCTGGAGTCAATCAACCAAACTGTGGGTGTAGATTTTTACGTTCACTTCCTGGAGGTGGAGCCGGGGGTCCGGGTCAAGCTGCAGTTCTGGGACACCGCTGGGCAGGAGAGGTTCAG ATCAGTGACCCGTTCTTATTATCGGAACTCTGCCGGAGGCCTGCTGGTGTTTGACATCACCAGTCGGTCATCCTTTGACCATATAAAGGAGTGGCACGCTGAGGTGTGCGAGCGAGTGCAACCACAGAAGGTTCTGTTTGTCCTGGTAGGTCAGAAGATTGACCAGGACACTCACGAGGACAGAGCAGTGAGCCGGGAAGAGGCCCAGAAACTGGCCGGACAGCTGGGGATGCCCTACGTCGAGGCTTCAGCAAAGACAGGACAAAATGTGAGAGAGTCATTCGAGCTCCTCACTCGACGGGTCTACCAGGGTCTGTTGAGCGGGGAAATAGAACTGCAGGAGGGCTGGGATGGTGTCAAGTGTGTTGCCCCACAGACACTACAGTTACAAAGAAACAGTGTGTCTAAAGCCAGCTCACCaaccaagaacaaaaacaagtgcTGTGGATAA